One Fusobacterium nucleatum genomic window carries:
- a CDS encoding tetratricopeptide repeat protein codes for MKKILIIIFTIAIFVTGGIFGYKKIVADEREKKIIKMFNKDILDNFVENKKSVTERLKTSNPEEADKIYNDYLKISQLIIENINTEHLDFLNNIYNEDSEYYFTEKDWKTANKFLNKYDLEIFDLAETEVKIMEVPNYYYNIFKDYVTDDYREYLEITYKENEEPYFTDGSILVPYDKIADRLLTWENFLKKYPNSDLAEIANEKCNTYRRIYILGSDNAPTREGGWENNELFYIPENNLKEFNRFIEKYPDSPTVELIKFYLENYKNIDVDTLLSEKIDKEFYLGGIENREKGNLLSKESNDLLEEFKKNREEVISKLKNSNKEEANKIYEDYLKNNNILEKINENDDEMLSSAFYKDGNLEKDKLDRQNKFLDSYGLEIIQIEDGFMLTEKKKFYYNIFKNFVTDDYRDFLKQNIIEYIYYAPYLDLKPEILANEIIAWENFLEKYPDSKLKEKAQNITSTYRADYIISLTSSETRESLMNGKANEAVKEFNRFIKKYPNSPTSDIIKYYLENYKEEDIDTLISKKLNRNYEGE; via the coding sequence ATGAAAAAAATTTTAATTATTATATTTACAATAGCAATTTTTGTTACAGGTGGCATATTTGGTTATAAAAAAATTGTTGCTGATGAAAGAGAAAAGAAAATTATAAAAATGTTTAATAAAGATATTTTAGATAATTTTGTTGAAAATAAAAAATCTGTTACAGAAAGATTAAAAACTTCTAACCCAGAAGAAGCAGATAAAATCTATAATGATTATTTAAAAATTAGCCAACTTATAATAGAAAATATAAACACAGAGCATTTAGATTTTTTAAATAATATCTATAATGAAGATTCAGAATATTACTTTACAGAAAAAGATTGGAAAACTGCCAATAAATTTTTAAATAAATATGATTTAGAGATTTTTGATTTAGCTGAAACAGAGGTTAAAATAATGGAAGTTCCTAATTATTATTATAATATTTTTAAAGATTATGTAACTGATGATTATAGAGAATATTTAGAAATTACTTATAAGGAAAATGAAGAACCTTATTTCACAGATGGAAGTATATTAGTTCCTTATGACAAAATAGCAGATAGACTACTAACTTGGGAAAATTTCTTAAAAAAATATCCTAATAGTGATTTAGCTGAGATAGCAAATGAAAAGTGTAATACTTATAGAAGAATATATATTTTAGGTTCAGATAATGCACCAACAAGAGAAGGTGGCTGGGAAAATAATGAGCTTTTCTATATACCAGAAAATAATTTAAAAGAATTTAATAGATTTATAGAAAAATATCCAGATAGCCCAACTGTTGAGCTAATAAAATTTTATTTAGAAAACTATAAAAATATAGATGTTGATACTTTACTAAGTGAAAAAATTGATAAAGAATTTTATTTAGGTGGTATAGAAAATAGAGAAAAAGGAAATTTACTTTCAAAAGAAAGTAATGATTTATTAGAAGAATTTAAAAAAAATAGGGAAGAAGTTATTAGTAAACTAAAAAATTCAAATAAAGAAGAAGCAAATAAAATCTATGAAGATTATTTAAAAAATAATAATATTTTAGAAAAGATAAATGAAAATGATGATGAAATGTTAAGTAGTGCATTTTATAAAGATGGTAATTTAGAAAAAGATAAACTAGATAGACAAAATAAGTTTTTAGATAGTTATGGGCTGGAAATTATTCAAATAGAAGATGGCTTTATGTTAACTGAGAAAAAGAAATTTTATTATAATATTTTTAAAAACTTTGTTACTGATGATTACAGAGATTTTTTAAAACAAAATATTATAGAATATATATATTACGCACCTTACTTAGATTTAAAACCTGAAATATTAGCAAATGAAATTATTGCTTGGGAAAACTTTTTAGAAAAATATCCAGATAGTAAATTAAAAGAAAAAGCACAAAATATAACCTCTACATATAGAGCTGATTATATTATTAGTCTAACTTCTTCTGAAACAAGAGAAAGTTTAATGAATGGAAAAGCTAATGAAGCAGTAAAAGAATTTAATAGATTTATAAAAAAATATCCTAATAGTCCAACAAGTGACATTATAAAGTATTATTTAGAAAATTATAAAGAAGAAGATATTGATACATTAATTTCAAAAAAACTTAATAGAAATTATGAGGGAGAATAG
- a CDS encoding glutathione reductase, with translation MNKVYNEINNFFENPVDNMENFFNSRAITWIDWREYDEDIISYFNGLLPKEDIVDVEIKEIKLGRGIDIILKKDNKTLTIPYEDDKTDRDITIKTLNDFISPKYQIRVFMESIGDDTLAFTVLDSDEWKELENLVGKEKLDFFFTPVSELNGLFNMSIDEAMDISEKRQIEKEKILKND, from the coding sequence ATGAATAAAGTTTATAATGAAATAAATAATTTTTTTGAAAATCCTGTTGATAATATGGAAAATTTTTTCAATAGTAGAGCTATAACTTGGATTGATTGGAGAGAATATGATGAGGATATTATAAGTTATTTTAATGGCTTACTTCCTAAAGAAGATATTGTTGATGTTGAAATAAAAGAAATTAAATTAGGTAGAGGAATTGATATTATTTTAAAAAAGGATAATAAAACTTTAACAATTCCTTATGAAGATGATAAAACTGATAGAGATATTACTATTAAAACTTTAAATGATTTTATCAGCCCTAAATATCAAATAAGAGTATTTATGGAAAGTATAGGAGATGATACATTGGCATTTACAGTTTTAGATAGTGATGAATGGAAAGAATTAGAAAATTTAGTTGGAAAGGAAAAATTAGATTTTTTCTTTACTCCTGTATCTGAGCTTAATGGATTATTTAATATGTCTATAGATGAAGCAATGGACATTTCTGAAAAAAGACAAATTGAAAAAGAAAAAATCTTAAAAAATGATTAG
- a CDS encoding DUF1788 domain-containing protein codes for MVKIMKDRFKELIKKIKSDEFYNNRGLANEVPFYIFDYNPKYELEIRDFVKNKLLPSLEDDDRLKAVEIDIFELLLESMRNDNILDTAFEIEEKKGTKFLYEKLKKSFNTEIIMKYISQKTKDKNFLILTGVGKIFPIVRTHTILNNLQNIFDHTKVLLFFPGEYTSTDLRLFGFEDNNYYRAFKI; via the coding sequence ATGGTGAAGATAATGAAAGATAGATTTAAAGAATTGATAAAAAAAATTAAAAGTGATGAATTTTATAATAATAGAGGTTTAGCAAATGAAGTTCCTTTTTATATTTTTGACTATAACCCTAAATATGAACTAGAAATAAGGGATTTTGTAAAAAATAAATTATTACCAAGTTTAGAAGATGATGATAGATTAAAAGCAGTGGAAATTGATATATTTGAATTACTCCTTGAAAGTATGAGAAATGATAATATTTTAGATACAGCTTTTGAAATTGAAGAAAAAAAAGGAACAAAATTTTTATATGAAAAATTAAAGAAAAGTTTTAATACTGAAATAATTATGAAATATATTTCACAGAAAACAAAGGATAAGAATTTTTTGATATTAACTGGTGTTGGTAAAATTTTTCCTATTGTTAGAACACATACTATTTTAAACAATTTACAAAATATATTTGACCATACAAAAGTATTATTATTTTTTCCTGGTGAATATACTTCCACAGATTTAAGGCTTTTTGGTTTTGAAGATAATAATTATTATAGAGCCTTTAAAATTTAG